The following is a genomic window from Streptomyces sp. BHT-5-2.
GTGTACGTCACAGGCTGCCCGCCTCCTCGCAACCATGGACGGCCAGCAGCGCGCGCATTTTGGCGGCGGCCAGGTCCGGGTCGGGGAACAGGCCCAGCGCGGCGCCGAGTTCGTGGGCGCGGCGCAGATGCGGCAGGGAGCGGGCGGACTGCAGACCACCGACCATGGTGAAGTGCGACTGGTGCCCGGCCAGCCAGGCGAGCAGGACCACGCCGGTCTTGTAGTAGCGGGTGGGCGGCGCGAAGAGATGCCGGGCCAGGGGCAGGGTCGGATCGAGGACGGCGCGGAAGCCGGCCGGGTCGCCGGCGTCGAGACGGCACAGGGCCTCGGCGGCCAGTGGGGCGAGCGGGTCGAAGACGCCCAACAGGGCGTCGCTGAAGCCGTGGGCGTCGCCGGCGATCAGCTCCGGATAGTGGAAGTCGTCGCCCGTGTAGCAGCGCACGCCCGCACCCTCCTCCTTGCCCGAGGTCCTTGCGTCCGCCCCGACTGCCGCCAGCCGGCGGCGCAGCCGTACCTCCCGGGAGGCGTCCAGGAGGGAGACCTTGACACCGTCCACCGCGCCGGGATGGTCGGCGACGATGCCGAGCAGGGTCTCCGTGGCGGCGTCGAGGTCCCCACCGCCCCAGTAACCGGCCAGCGCCGGGTCGAACATCGGGCCGAGCCAGTGCAGGATCACCGGACGGGAGGTCTGGCGCAGCAGGTGGCCGTAGAGGTCGCGGTAGGCGTCCGGGCCGGCGCCGAGCGCGGCGAGCTGGCGGGACGCCATCAGGACGGGCCGGGCGCCGGCGTCCTCGGCCACGGCGAGCTGCTCCTCGTAGGCGGCCCGGACATCGGCCAACGTGGCACCGGACGGCGGGAGTTGGTCGGTACCGATGCCGCAGGCCAGAAGGCCGCCGACGGTACGGGCCTCGGCGGCCGTACGGCGGATCAGCTCGGCGGCGCGCGGCCAGTCCAGGCCCATGCCGCGCTGCGCGGTGTCCATCGCCTCGGCCACGCCCAGCCCGTGCGCCCACAGGTGGTGGCGGAAGGCGAGGGTGGCGTCCCAGTCGAGGGCGGCCGGGCCGTCCGGTGTGGTGTCGGCGCGCGGGTCGGCGACCACATGGGCGGCGGCGAAGACCGTACGGGAGCGCGGCCGCGGCGACGTCCCGGACGGGGAGGCGGGCCCCGGCGCGGTCACCGGGACGGCTCCGGAACGGGCAGCCGGCGGCCCTCCGCCGAGGAGCGCAGGCCCAGTTCGGCGAGCTGGACGCCGCGGGCGCCCGCCCAGAGGTCCCAGTGCCAGGGCCCGTCGGCCACCACATGCCGGAGAAAGAGCTCCCACTGGGCCTTGAAGGCGTTGTCGAACTCCCCGTTGTCGGGAACCTCCTGCCACTGGTCGCGGAACGGCTCGGTGGAAGGGAGGTCGGGGTTCCAGACGGGTTTGGGGGTGGTGGCGCGGTGCTGGACGCGGCAGCGGCGCAGGCCGGCGACGGCGGAGCCCTCGGTTCCGTCGACCTGGAACTCCAGGAGTTCGTCGCGGTGCACCCGGACCGCCCAGGAGGAGTTGATCTGGGCCAGGACGCCGCCGTCCAGTTCGAAGAGGGCGTACGCCGCGTCGTCGGCGGTGGCCTCGTAGGGGGCGCCGGACTCGTCCCAGCGGCGCGGGAGGTGGGTGGCGACCCGGGCCTGGACGGCGCGGACCGGCCCGAACAGCTCGCGCAGCACGTACTCCCAGTGCGGGAACATGTCGGAGGCGATGCCGCCGCCGTCCTCGGCACGGTAGTTCCAGGAGGGGCGCTGGGCCGACTGCCGGTCGCCCTCGAAGACCCAGTAGCCGAACTCGCCCCGCACGGACAGGACCCGGCCGAAGAAGCCGCCGTCCAGGAGGCGCCGGAGTTTCCGTAGCCCCGGGAGGAAGAGCTTGTCCTGGACGACGCCGTGTTTGACGCCGGCCTCCTGGGCGAGCCGGGCGAGTTCCAGGGCCTCGGTCGTGCGGGTGGCGGTGGGCTTCTCCACGTAGAGGTGCTTACCGGCGGCAAGCGCTTTCTTCACGGCCGGTACGCGGGCGGCGGTCACCTGGGCGTCGAAGTAGATCTCGACGGTGTCGTCGGCGAGGACGGTGTCGAGATCGGTGCTCCAGGCGAGGCCGTACCGGTCTGCCAGCGCCCGGACCCGCGGCCCGGAGCGGCCGACCAACACCGGCTCCGGCCAGATCACCGTGGAGTCGTCGAGCGGGAGTCCACCCTGGTCACGCAGGGCGAGAAGGGAGCGGACCAGGTGCTGGCGGTGGCCCATGCGCCCGGTCACGCCGTTCATGGCGATGCGTACGGTCCTGCGTGTCACGGCCCGGCCTCTCTCGCGCTCGGTGGGCGGAGTGGGTGCGGAGTGGGAGGTGCGGAGGGGTGCCTGTGGACAGTAAGCGCTTTCTTCGAGAACGGACGCTAGCCTGCGTGGCAGGTCGCCAACAAGGGTGTGTTCGGCAGGCATTGAGCGGACATCGAGACGTGCGGGAGGTGCGTGATGGCGGTGACGCTGGCGGATGTGGCGGCACGCGCGGGGGTGTCGTCGGCGACCGTCTCGCGGGTGCTCGGCGGACGCTATCGGGTGACGGAGGGCACCCGCGGCCGGGTGCTGCAGGCGGTGGCGGAGCTGGAGTACGTCGTCGACGGCCCGGCGAGCGCACTGGCCGGCGCCGGTTCGGACCTGGTGGGCATCCTGGTCCACGACATCGCCGACCCGTTCTTCGGGGTGCTGGCGGGCGCCGTCCAGGGGGAGTTGGGCGGGACCGCCGGCCCCTGGGGCGAGAAGCTGGCGGTGGTGTGCAGTACAGGCGGCTCCCCCGAGCGCGAGCTGGACTATCTCACCCGTCTCCAGCGGCAGCGGGCGGCCGCGGTGGTGCTGACCGGCGGCGCCCAGGAGGATCCGGGGCACGCTCGGGCACTCGCCGCCCGATTGGCTCGACTGACCGAGGCGGGCACCAGGGTGGTGCTGTGCGGCCGCCCCCGCCCGGAGCCGCCCAGCGCCCAGGACGGGCAGGAGGCAAAGACGAAGAGGAGACCTCCACGTCTCACCGGACGGCCCCGAGCCGCCACACCACCCATCACCCTGGCGTTCGACAACCGCGGCGGCGCCCGGCGGCTGACGGGGCATCTGCTGGCGCTGGGACACCTCCGGATCGGCTGCGTCGCGGGCCCGGCCGGCCGCACCACCACCGCCGAGCGCCTGGCCGGCCACCGCGACGCGCTCGCCGCACACGGCATAGCGGACGCACCGGAGCGGACGGTCCCCGGGGCCTACGACCGCGCCTCGGGCTATGACGCGGCCCTGGAGCTGCTGCGCCGGGAACCTGCGCTGACGGCCGTCGTGGCGGCCAACGACACCGCCGCCCTGGGCGTGTGCGCGGCGCTGCGCGACCGGGGCCTGCGAATACCCGAGGACGTCTCGGTCGCCGGTTTCGGCGATCTGCCGTTCAGCGCCGACGCCACGCCCGCGCTCACCACCGTGCGACTGCCGCTGCGGGAGGCCGGGGCGCGGGCCGGGCGGCTGGCGGTGGGGCGGGTGGCGCCACCGCCGGGCGGGGTGGCGACGCTGCCCGCGGAGCTGCTGGTCCGGGAGTCGACGGGGCCGGTGCGGTCCGGGGCGACCGCCGTCGAGGGCGTCCGCGGCGCGGTTTCGGGTGGGACCGGCTCGGGCAGGTCTGGCGGCTGACGTGACACACCCAGCACGGCACTGAAGGTCAACGGGGCGGACGGGGACGCGGACGGGGATGCGGACGCGGACAAAGGCGCCGGAAGACAGGACTGACGGGCGGGACGAACAGAAGGCACAGGCTGGACAGGCGGGACGAACGGAACGAACAGACGGGCCAGACAGGACAGGCGGGACGAGCGGGACGGATACGACGGGACACGACGGGAGGCGATATGGACGAGGATCGCGGCGCACTGGTCGGCATCCGGCCTGCTTTTTCGACGCTCGGGGTGCCGGGAATGCCGGTGGATGAGGTGGTGCGGCTGGCCGCCCAGTACGGATATCAGGGGGTGGAGCTGCGGGCCCACCCCGAGGAGCCGGTCCACCCACTGCTGGGCATACGGGAACGCGCGGCGGTGCGCGGGCGCTTCGCGGACGCGGGCGTGCAGGTCCTGGCCGTCGCCGGGTACGCCAAGGTCGCGGCGGAGTGTCCCGGGGCGGCGGCCGAGGCGGCGCTGGCGCACGAACTGACCGAACTGGTCCTGCTGGCAGCCGACTTGGGTGCCCGGTACGTCCGGGTCTTCCCCGGCGGCGGCGACCGTCCGGCGGAGCACGCGGCGGCGGACGCAGTCCGGCGACTGGCCGCGGTGGCACCACTGGCCGCCGAGCGCGGGGTGCGGGTACTGCTGGAGACCCATGACTCGCACCGCACCGGAGCAGCAGCGGCCCGGATCCTGGACGCGGTGGACGATCCACACGTGGGCGCGCTGTGGGATGTGCTGCACAGCTGGCTCGGCGGGGAGGCCCCCACGGCGACCCGCGCCGCACTGGGCCGACATCTCGGATACGTACAGGTCAAAGACGTGGCATCGCCTCACGACCTGACGCCGCTTCAGCTGGGAGCCGGAGCACTGCCACTAGCGGAAGTGGTGACGACAGTGGTGACGACACTCGATCCCGGGCGCATCGACTGGTGGTGCTGGGAATACGAGAAGCGCTGGTATCCGAACGCGGCGGAACTCCCGGCCCTGCTGAAGCAGGGCCGGGCACACCTGGACCGGCTGACCGAGGAGGCGAGCAACCAAGGCTGACTCGAGGAAGAGGAAACGGATGCACACCAAGGCAGGCGGGCCGGCCCCATGAAGACGGGGCAGACGGGCACCGGCCCGCACAAGCACGAGCGGCGGCACGCCAGTCGAGGCGATGCCCCAGGTGCGCGGCAGACCGGACCAGGGCCGATGCCCCAGGTGCGCGGCAAACCTGGCCGGGACGGGCCAGGCCATACAGACAGGAACAGCACCTCACCCAGCACCCGACAACACAGAGACAAGCAACACCGTCACCGCCACCGCCAGGATCAGGCCGCCACCGCAGACAGGCCCACCGTAAGGAACAAATCACTCTCCGTAATCGTTGCAAGTATAAGGAAGCACGCGCGAGCCCAACCCCGCCCCACCGCAACCCCACCACACCCCACCCGCCACCGCAATCCCTGAACGACGCCGACGTCCACCGTCATTGACCGGCAGTTGTTTTCCGGCTATCCGTGTCTCCTTGGAAGTTTCCTTCACGCGTTCGAGGAAGCCCCCCGGAAGGAGCGCAGATGCACTCCAGACGTACCGTCCTGACCACCGCCGCCGCAGCCGCAGCGACCGCCGCCCTGGGCGCCGGCCCCGCGCACTCCGTCCCCTCCCCCACTCCGCAGCCCTCGCGCGCCACCCTGGACCGGCTGCGCCGGCTCATCGCCCGGATGTCGCCGGAGGAGAAGGCGGGGCAACTCTTCGTGATGCGGGTGTACGGGGAGTCCGCCACCGACCCGGACCCCGCCGACGTCGCGGCCAACCGCAAGGAGATCGGGGTCGACAACGCCGCCGAGCTGATCGCCAGGTACCACGTCGGCGGCATCATCTACTTCGGCTGGGCGCACAACACCCGCGACCCGCACCAGATCGCCGAGTTGTCCAACGGCATCCAGGATGCCGCCGCCGACCTGCGCGTGCCCGTCCCGGTGCTGATCTCCACCGACCAGGAGCACGGCATAGTGGCGAGGATCGGGGAGCCGGCGACGCTGCTGCCCGGGGCGATGGCGCTGGGTGCCGGCGGGTCCGTGGAGGACGCCCGAACGGCCGGGCGGATCTCCGGGCAGGAGTTGCGGGCGATGGGCCTCCGGCAGGACTACGCGCCGGACGCGGACGTCAATGTGAACCCCGCCAACCCGGTCATCGGCGTCCGCTCCTTCGGGGCCGACCCGGAGGCGGTGGCCCGTATGGTCGCGGCCCAGGTGGGCGGCTATCAGGACGCGGGGGTGGCGGCGTGTGCCAAGCACTTCCCCGGGCACGGGGACACCGATACCGACAGCCACGTCGGGCTGCCGTACATCCACCACAGCGCCGAGGAGTGGGAGCGGCTGGACGCGCCGCCCTTCAAGGCGGCGATCGCCGCCGGGATCGACTCGGTGATGACGGCGCACATCGTGGTGCCGGCCCTCGACCCCAGTGGTGATCCGGCGACGCTGTCCCGGCCGATCGTCACCGGCATCCTGCGGGAGCGGCTGGGTTACGACGGGGTGGTGGTGACCGATTCGCTCGGCATGGAGGGCGTCCGGGTGAAATACGGGGACGACCGGGTGCCGGTGCTGGCGCTGAGGGCCGGGGTGGACCAGTTGCTGAACCCGCCGGATCTGTCGGTCGCGCACGGCGCGGTCGTCCGGGCGCTGCGGGACGGGGAACTGAGCGAGCGGGAGATCGACGCCAAGCTGCTGCGGATCCTGTTGCTGAAGGAACGCCGGGGGCTGTTCGACGACCCGTACACCTCGCGGCAGCAGGTGGACCGGGTGGTGGGGACGCGGGCCCACCGGGTCGCCGCGGACCGGATCGCGGACCGCACCACGACGCTGCTGCGGAACGACGGCGGGCTGCTGCCGCTGTCCCGGCGGCGGACCGGGCGGCTGCTGGTGGCCGGGGTGGACCCGGCCGCGCCGACCGGCACCGGCGGCCCGCCGACCGAGGTCCTGGCGCGGGAGCTGACCCGGCTGGGGTTCGAGGCCACCGCGCTGTCCACCGGGACGGCGCCGTCCCGGCAGGCGATCGCCCGGGCGCGGGCGGCGCTGGGCCGGCGGGACGCGGCGGTGGTGGCGACGTACGACGTCACCGCGTCGTCGGCGCAGCGGACGCTGGTCGCGGAGCTGCTGGCCACGGGGAAGCCGGTGGTGCAGCTGGCGATCCGCAATCCGTACGACATCGCCCTGCTGGACGGTGTGGAGGCGGCGCTGGCCAGCTATTCGTGGACGGATGTGGAGCTGCGGGCGGCGGCCCGGGTGATCGCCGGGCGGCGGGATCCGAAGGGCCGGCTGCCGGTGCCGATAATGCGCGCGGACGCGCCGCAGACCGCGCTGTACCAGATCGGGCACGGGCTGCGGTACTGAGGGCGGCGGGCCGGTGGGTGCGTGTCCTCGCCTCGGGAGGACACGCACCCGCCGCGCGTCCGGGCGCCCGTGTGCCGTCCGGCAGGGCGCGCGGGGGGGCGCGGGCCTAGGGCCGCGTCACGGCCGCAGGGTCGTGCTCCGGGAGAGCTGCGAGCGGTCGAGGCGGCTGTCGGCCGGGGCCTGGGCGACGGCCCGGCCGTCGGCGGGCACCGGGAGCCCGGCCCAGGTGAGCAGTTCGGCGGTGGCCTTGGTGCGGTCGGCGTCCTTGAGCGTCGCGATGTCGGCGCCGTGGTTGCCGCCGGGCACGGTGAAGAGGTACGAGTCCCGGGCGCCGCGGCCGAGTTCGAAGTGCTTGGCGCTCCAGGGGTCGTACTGCCCGTTGACGAACATCATGCGGGTGGCGTGATGCCGGACCCAGCGGTCGACGTCGGGCATGGCGCGCCGGTCGAAGCGCATGGGGATCGACCGGGGCACGAAGCTGCGGGAGTCGTTGATGCCCGGGTAGCGCAGCAGGCCGCGGAGGTTGGGGTAGTGGTACTTGGGCTCGCCGAGCTGGGTGCCCGCCTGGTAGTAGTACGGCTCGAACTTCGCCAGGCCCTGGTCGGTGTAGGAGTCGAAGCCGCCGACCTTGTCGATCCAGGTCCACAGGGTGTCGGTGGAGGCGGTGGGTGCGGGCACCTGGGCGCAGGCGGTCTTGGCGGGCTGGTACTGCCAGAAGCCGAAGACCAGGTCGGTGACGAGGACTTCGTAGGCGCGGTCGGCGGTGCCGATGAGGCTGAAGGTGCGCTTGTTCTCGCCGGCCCACTTCTCGTAGCGGTTGACCATCTCGTCGCGGCGGAGCAGTGCCTCGCGTTCGATGCGGCCGACGGCGGCGCGGCACTCGGGGGTGCCGACGGTGGCGAAGAAGCGGTCGTAGGGGGTGGTGTCGTCGCGGTCGGTGTTGTTGGGGGCGACGTAGGCGACGGTGCCGTTCATGTCGTGCGGGAAGAAGCGGCGGTAGTAGGTGGCGGTCATGCCGCCCTTGCTGCCGCCGGTGGCGATCCAGTTCTTGGGGTAGAGCGTGTGCAGCGCCTGGAAGACGCGGTGCTGGTCGGTGGCGGCCTGCTGGATGTCGAGTTTCTTCCAGTCGGTGGGCACCGGGCGGGACGGGGTGAAGTAGCGGTATTCCAGGGAGACCTGGTTACCGTCGATGATCTTGGTGGGTTCGCTGCGGGACGGGGTGGTGCTGACGTTGTAGCCGGAGGTGAAGAACACCGTCGGGCGGTCCACGGACTTGTGGAGCAGGGTCAGCCGCTGCTGGAACGTGCCCTTCTCCGGGTGCCGGTGGTCGATCGGCTGGGTGTATTCGAGGACGAAGTAGCGGTAGTCGTCGACCGGTTTCTCCTCGACGAGGCGCATTCCGGGGATCGCGAGGATCCGGTCCTTGATGTCGGTGGTGCCGGGTCCGGCGGTGGTGGCCGCTCCCGCTGGTGCGCCGACGCTCGCCGCACTTATGAGTACGGCGAGCGTCAGCAGCCATCTTCTGCCCTTGCGCATGGGCCCTCCCCTTGGGGTGACAGAGGTCGGGCCGAACCTATCCGCGCGGCGGGGGCACCACCAGCCCCCATTGGGGCGCTGAGATCACACCGTGAGGGGCTCCTCCTCGCCGGTGAAGGTCCGCCACAGCTGTGCGTAACGGCCGTCGCGGGCGAGGAGTTGGGCGTGGGTGCCGTCCTCGACGATCCGGCCGTGGTCGAGGACGACGACGCGGTCGGCGCGGGCGGCGGTGGTGAGGCGGTGGGCGACGATCAAGGTGGTGCGCGCGCCGGCGCTCGAGGAGGGGTGGCGGTCGGGCGACGGGCGGGCGGTGCGGGCTCCGGTGGTGCCGCCGGTGAGCCGGTCGGTGGCCTGGTTGACGACGGCTTCGGTGGCCAGGTCCAGGGCGGCGGTGGCCTCGTCGAGCAGCAGGACGTCGGGGTCGGTGAGTTCGGCGCGGGCCAGGGCGAGGAGTTGGCGCTGTCCGGCGGAGAGGTTGCGGCCGCGTTCGGCGACCTGGTGGAGGTAGCCGCCGTCGAGGGTGGCGATCATGGGGTGGGCGCCGACGGCGCGGGCGGCGGCCTCCACTTCGGCGTCGGTGGCGTCCGGGCGGCCGTAGGCGATGGCGTCGCGGACGGTGCCGGGGAAGAGGTAGGACTCCTGGGGGACGACGCCGAGCCGGCGGCGGTAGCCGGTCAGGTCCAGTTCGCGCAGGTCGGTGCCGTCGACGCGGACCGTGCCGGAGGTCGGGTCGTAGAAGCGGGCGACGAGTTTGACGAGGGTGGACTTGCCGGCGCCGGTCTCGCCGACGAAGGCGACGGTCTGGCCGGCGGGGATGGTGAGGTCGATGCCGGTCAGGGCCGGTTCGTCGTGGTCGCCGTAGTGGAAGTGGACGTCCTCGAAGGAGAGGGCGCCGCGGAGCGCGGGGACGGGGCGGGGGTGTTCGGCGGGCGGGGTGGAGGTGGGCCGGGCGAGCAGTTCGCCGATCCGGCCGAGCGAGACGGACGCCTGCTGGTAGCCGTCGAAGACCTGGGAGAGCTGCTGGACGGGGGCGAAGAACAGGTCGATGTAGAGGAGGTAGGCGACCAGGGCGCCGGCGGTGAGGGTGTGTGCGCCGATCCGGTCGGCGCCGACGACCAGGACCAGGGCGGCCGCCACGGAGGACAGCAGCTGGACGAACGGGAAGTAGACGGATATCAGGAACTGGCCGCGCACCCGCGCCCGGCGGTAGGCGTCGCTGTGTGCGGCGTACCGTTCGGCGCCGTGGCCCTCGCGGCGGAACGCCTGGACGATCCGGAGTCCGGCGACGCTCTCCTGGAGGGCGCCGTTGACGGTGCTGATGCGTTCACGGGCGAGCTCGTACGCCTTGACGCTGCGCTTGCGGAAGACGTAGGTGGCCAGGGCGAGCGGGGGCAGGGTGGCGAAGACGACCAGGGCGAGCTGGACGTCGATGGCGAAGAGGGCGACGAGTATGCCGAAGAAGGTGAGGACCGAGACGACGGCGGTGACCAGGCCGGTCTGGAGGAAGGTGGACAGCGCGTCGACGTCGGTGGTCATCCGGGTCATGATCCGGCCGGTGAGTTCGCGCTCGTAGTAGTCGAGGCCGAGGCGCTGGAGCTGGGCGAAGATCTTCAGGCGGAGGGCGTACAGGACGCGTTCGCCGGTGCGGCCGGTCATGCGGTTGGCGCCGATCTGTGCGACCCATTGGACGGCGACCACGGCCAGTGCGAGCCCGGCGGCGGTCCAGACGCCGGCGAGGATGCCGCGGCGGACGCCGTCGTCGATGCCCTGCCGGATGAGGACCGGGAGCAGCAGGGAGGCGACCGCGTCCACGGCGACGAGGAGGAGGGCCACCAGGAGCGGGCGGCCGAAGCCGTGCAGCAGGCGGCGCAGGCCGTAGGAGGGCTCGGGGCGGACGGCGGCGGTCTCGTCGACGTCGGGGGTGTCGGCGGCGGGGGGCAGCGCGGCGACCTGGGCGAGGAGTTCGGGGGTGGCGGGGCTGCCGGCCATGGCGGTGGCGATGCCGGGGCCGGTGGCGGGGGTGCCGCGGGGGGCGGGGCCGGCGGCGCCCGCCTCGGCCTCCTCCTCGCGGCGGACCCAGAGTTCGGGGGTGATGCTGCCGGTGGCGGCCGCGGCGTCGGGGTCGGCGGGTGCGTCCGGGGCGGCGTCGATGAGGGGTTCGGGGCGGCGGGGGCCGGCGGCGGGGTGCGGCCGGTCGCCGTCGGTGGCGGGCTCCAGCAGTGCGGCGGTGCCGGAGGCGGCGTACTCGCCGTCGAAGACGCCGCCGGTGCCGTCGTCGTGCACGGCGCGGCCTGCGGCGCCCGCCGGGTCGTGGGGGACGCCGCCGAGTTCCTCGGGGTCGGTCAGCAGCCGGCGGTAGAGGGCGCAGCGGCCGGCCAGTTCCTCCTGGGTGCCGACGTCGACGAGCCGGCCGCCGTCGAGGACCGCGATCCGGTCGGCGAGTGCCAGGGTGGAGGCACGGTGGGCGATCAGGAGGGTGGTGCGGCCGGCCATGACGCCGCGCAGCGCCTCGTGGATCTCGTGCTCGACGCGGGCGTCGACGGCGGAGGTGGCGTCGTCGAGGACCAGCAGCCGGGGGTCGGTGAGGATGGCGCGGGCCAGGGCGATGCGCTGCCGCTGGCCGCCGGAGAGGGTCAGGCCCTGTTCGCCGACTTCGGTGTCGTAGCCGTTCGGCAGCGCCGTGATGAAGCCGTCGGCCTGGGCGGCGCGGGCGGCGGCGCGGATCTGCTCGTCGGTGGCCTCGGGGTGACCGTAGGCGATGTTGTCCCGTATGGAGTCGGAGAAGAGGAAGCTGCTCTCGGGGACGAGGCCGATGGCGGCGCGCAGGGATTCCAGGGTGAGGTCGCGGACGTCGTGGCCGCCGACGAGGACGCGGCCGGCGGTGACGTCGTAGAAGCGGGGCAGCAGCAGGGAGACGGTGGACTTGCCGCTGCCGGAGGCGCCGATGACGGCGACCGTCTCGCCGGCGTCCATGCGCAGTGAGAATTCGTCGAGCACCGGGCGGACGGGCCGGTCCGGGCGGTCGGCGGTCTCGTCGGCGGCGGGGTCGTGGTGCGGGCCGTAGCCGAAGGTGACGTGGTCGAAGACGACGGTCGCGGGGGCGTCGGCGGGCAGGGCGCGGGCGTCCGGGTGCTCCTCTATGGTCGGCTCGGTGTCGATGAGTTCGTAGACCCGCTCGACGCCGGCGCGGGCCTGCTGGCCGACGGTGAGCATCATGGCGAGCATCCGGACGGGGCCGACCAGTTGCGCGAGGTAGGTGGAGAAGGCGACGAAGGTGCCGAGGGTGATGTGGCCCCGGGTGGCCATCCAGCCGCCGAGTGCCAGCATCGCGACCTGGCCGAGGGAGGGGACGGCCTGGAGGGCGGGGGTGTAGCGGGCGTTGAGCCGGACGGTGCGCAGCCGGGCGGCGAACAGCCGGCGGCCGACGGCGCGGAGTTTGCCGGTCTCCTGCTCCTCCTGGCCGAAGCCCTTGACGACCCGGACGCCGGAGACCGCGCCGTCCACGACGGAGGCGACCGCGGCGGCCTGGCCCTGGGCGTACCAGGTGGCGGGGAAGAGGCGGGTGCGGCTGCGGCGGGCGATGATCCACAGGGCGGGGGCGACGGCCAGCGCGATGACCGTCAGGAGCGGGGAGAGGACGGCCATCACGGCGAGCGAGACGGCGAAGAGGAGGATGTTCCCGATCATCATCGGGAGGATGAAGAGCAGGCTCTGGATGAGCTGGAGGTCGCTGGTGGCGCGGCCGACGACCTGGCCGGTGCTGAGTTCGTCCTGGCGGCGGCCGTCGAGGCCGGCTATCGCGTCGAACATGCGGGTGCGCAGGTCGTGCTGGACGTCCAGGGCGAGCCGGCCGCCGTAGAAGCGGCGGAGGTAGGTGAGGACGTAGACGACGAGGGCGGCGGCGACGAGGAGGGTGGCCCAGGGGGCGAGGGCCCGCTCGTGCCGGACGATCACGTCGTCGATGATCAGCTTGGGGATGAGCGGGACGAGGGCCGTGACCGCCATCCCGGCGAGCGAGGCGCCGAGCGCCAGCAGCACGTCCTTGCGGTGGCGCCAGCAGTCCCGGCCCAGCCGCCGTGCCCATCCCTTGTGTGTCGTGTCCGTCCCCGCCACCCGATGCCTCCCATGCGTCGTCTGCCGCACGGGCCAACGCCGAGGGCCCCGGATTTCATCCCGCCGTAACAGTCCGGCCGGAGAAATCCGGGACATCCCGCAGGACGGGCCCGGGACCCCTAGGGGGTCCCGGGCTCGGGTCACTGCGCCCGTGTCACCGTCAGCTCGGTGATGCCCGGGCGCGGGGCGGGTTTGCCGCCGGGTGCGGGGCGGTGGTCGCCGTGGACGGTGACGCGGACGTAGCGGGCGGTGCTGCGGCCCGCGGCGTCGGTGCCGGTCCAGTGGCGGCCGTCGCGCGAGATCTGGACGGTGTAGGACGTCGGGCGGGTGGCGGTCCAGTGCGGGGTGATCCGGCCGATGGTGACGGTGCGGCCGAGGTCGACGGTGAGGGTGCCGTCGGCAGCGTCCGGGACCCAGGCGGTGGTGGTGTTGCCGTCGACGGCGGCGCCGGCGTACATGCCGGGTTCCTCGGAGCCGGCGGTGGCGGTGGTGCACCGGGCGGCGTCGGTGGTGGCGGCGAGGTCGGGCCGGCGGGTCTTGAGGACGGTGGGGACGCCGCGGCTGACGAGCTTGTCGCCCTCGGGGGTGGCGAGCGGCAGGGCGGGCCCGGAGGTGAGGCGGACGGTGGTCTGGTGGGCGCCGAGCGCGACGTCGAAGGTGCGGCCCTGCCAGTGCAGTCCGCGCAGGGTGACGCCGGCGGAGAGCTGCGGCGGCAGCATCGGGTCCAGGCGTACCCGGTCCTCGGTCATCCGCAGGCCGGTCAGGCCGTTGGTGAAGACCTGGAGGAAGCCGCCCTTGCCGGTGAGGAAGTCCTGGGCGGGGCGGCCGGCGTGCGGGTCGCCGGCGCCGGCCTTGTCGCCGCGGGCCTCGGAGAACTCCGCGAACGGCCCGCGG
Proteins encoded in this region:
- a CDS encoding ABC transporter ATP-binding protein, coding for MAGTDTTHKGWARRLGRDCWRHRKDVLLALGASLAGMAVTALVPLIPKLIIDDVIVRHERALAPWATLLVAAALVVYVLTYLRRFYGGRLALDVQHDLRTRMFDAIAGLDGRRQDELSTGQVVGRATSDLQLIQSLLFILPMMIGNILLFAVSLAVMAVLSPLLTVIALAVAPALWIIARRSRTRLFPATWYAQGQAAAVASVVDGAVSGVRVVKGFGQEEQETGKLRAVGRRLFAARLRTVRLNARYTPALQAVPSLGQVAMLALGGWMATRGHITLGTFVAFSTYLAQLVGPVRMLAMMLTVGQQARAGVERVYELIDTEPTIEEHPDARALPADAPATVVFDHVTFGYGPHHDPAADETADRPDRPVRPVLDEFSLRMDAGETVAVIGASGSGKSTVSLLLPRFYDVTAGRVLVGGHDVRDLTLESLRAAIGLVPESSFLFSDSIRDNIAYGHPEATDEQIRAAARAAQADGFITALPNGYDTEVGEQGLTLSGGQRQRIALARAILTDPRLLVLDDATSAVDARVEHEIHEALRGVMAGRTTLLIAHRASTLALADRIAVLDGGRLVDVGTQEELAGRCALYRRLLTDPEELGGVPHDPAGAAGRAVHDDGTGGVFDGEYAASGTAALLEPATDGDRPHPAAGPRRPEPLIDAAPDAPADPDAAAATGSITPELWVRREEEAEAGAAGPAPRGTPATGPGIATAMAGSPATPELLAQVAALPPAADTPDVDETAAVRPEPSYGLRRLLHGFGRPLLVALLLVAVDAVASLLLPVLIRQGIDDGVRRGILAGVWTAAGLALAVVAVQWVAQIGANRMTGRTGERVLYALRLKIFAQLQRLGLDYYERELTGRIMTRMTTDVDALSTFLQTGLVTAVVSVLTFFGILVALFAIDVQLALVVFATLPPLALATYVFRKRSVKAYELARERISTVNGALQESVAGLRIVQAFRREGHGAERYAAHSDAYRRARVRGQFLISVYFPFVQLLSSVAAALVLVVGADRIGAHTLTAGALVAYLLYIDLFFAPVQQLSQVFDGYQQASVSLGRIGELLARPTSTPPAEHPRPVPALRGALSFEDVHFHYGDHDEPALTGIDLTIPAGQTVAFVGETGAGKSTLVKLVARFYDPTSGTVRVDGTDLRELDLTGYRRRLGVVPQESYLFPGTVRDAIAYGRPDATDAEVEAAARAVGAHPMIATLDGGYLHQVAERGRNLSAGQRQLLALARAELTDPDVLLLDEATAALDLATEAVVNQATDRLTGGTTGARTARPSPDRHPSSSAGARTTLIVAHRLTTAARADRVVVLDHGRIVEDGTHAQLLARDGRYAQLWRTFTGEEEPLTV
- a CDS encoding S28 family serine protease; translation: MRKGRRWLLTLAVLISAASVGAPAGAATTAGPGTTDIKDRILAIPGMRLVEEKPVDDYRYFVLEYTQPIDHRHPEKGTFQQRLTLLHKSVDRPTVFFTSGYNVSTTPSRSEPTKIIDGNQVSLEYRYFTPSRPVPTDWKKLDIQQAATDQHRVFQALHTLYPKNWIATGGSKGGMTATYYRRFFPHDMNGTVAYVAPNNTDRDDTTPYDRFFATVGTPECRAAVGRIEREALLRRDEMVNRYEKWAGENKRTFSLIGTADRAYEVLVTDLVFGFWQYQPAKTACAQVPAPTASTDTLWTWIDKVGGFDSYTDQGLAKFEPYYYQAGTQLGEPKYHYPNLRGLLRYPGINDSRSFVPRSIPMRFDRRAMPDVDRWVRHHATRMMFVNGQYDPWSAKHFELGRGARDSYLFTVPGGNHGADIATLKDADRTKATAELLTWAGLPVPADGRAVAQAPADSRLDRSQLSRSTTLRP